TATAACTTGCActcaaaaaaatgatattcatcttctaattTGTTACATATACTACAGAGTCTTTCATTTCGTGGAATGTTAGACCACCTTCCTCTTTCAATATTTAGTCTATGTAAGAACACTAACAATCGTGTGAGGGCAATTCTATATTTCTTCACATTAACATTCTTCAGGGTAATTACTAAGctcaaattttgtaaatatcttgTAAAAGGAGGCCCTAGTTGAACTTTCAATTCTACTGTACCAGCTTTGAATAAATGTATCTTTaacatgttgtttaaaaacaataacaaatttattaatgttAGCAACTCCTTGTGCTAACCACACAACATTAAAACCAAAATTACATAGCATATTTCGTAACATAGATACCCAGTTGATACATCTAGGATTGTTTTCAAAGTCTTGTAGTTATAGATTGTACATAACTCTCGTATATTTTCTATCTGCACATTGTAATATCTTAAGCCAGTATTTAACTATAGAAGTAAGTCGATGCGAGTACATATCAGTTCTACCTAACTCTCCATTATAAAGTCATTTTGCGTCGTTATTTTAATGCACATCAggcttttacaaaacatagtATGAATTCGTTCAATAGCACTGGCCTGCGAAAAACCCATAAGGAAGCTAATTAATGCTATCAATTTCGATtgagttttatttcatttgttgtgTATTTATGAATAACTGATTGATGTATATGATGATAAGTTGTATATgcttaaatcaaaatgaaatttatgttatgttatatgaaCATATACACCAGCACCAGctatcattatttaatataaccGCTAATACCGTTACAAgctaaattatttgtacatcggaTAAGTCAGGATCTTTCTACAAGTTCCATCATAGTGagttaagtttgtttttgataacgctttaattttcaattgtttttccGCACTTATCTGTTGAGTGACGCATGCCATTTAGATTAGTTAAGCTCAATGACTTCAACGGTTGCCTTGGCAACGCGCCCCTCCCCCTTCGCCTCGCACGTGTACTTTCCAAAGTCGTTTTGCGTACCCGTGCGTGTTTCCAAGGTGACGAAATTGGCCGGCACATTAGCACCTGCTGGCTCCGTTGTAAAGTTGTACTTCCACATTGATGACGTCACTTTAACCCCATGAACGTCAATCCAGTACATGTCGTATAACGGTTCCCCTTGCGTGATACAAGATATCGTAAACATTGCCCCCCTCTTGACGTAAATGGTCTTTTCCATGACGTCAACCTCGACAGAAAATTTCACGGCAAGATTGATCGCATAGTCATAGAAACTGACAGAATTCTTTCCTCGACACGTGTACACGTCGGTTGCGTAACGCTTGACGTGACGCATAAAAAGTTTGCTGCCCGTGATGCCGATAGGATGTTTGTCGTCACCCCTAAGCCACGTTATGTTCGGTACAGGTTCACCAGTAAATTCACACGTGAGCTCCACTGTGCCACCTTCATCGACGTTCACTTTCGGTGAGCTTGAACCACCATATTCGATTTTCGGAGCGAACAAGACCAGAAGCTGCACTCTGGACAGCAGCACATTTTGGTCAGCCGTGCACGTGTAATTGGCCGCAAATTTGTCCGTGGCTGCCTTAATCAAAAGATTCCAGTGATTGGTGCTTGTCTTGACGACCTCAATCTGGTTGTCGTATTTGAAGACACGTTTACCGGAAGTGAGGTAAGAGTCCTTGGATGATTTCCAGCGTACCGAGACCGTTTCGGGGTCCAAACCGGAAGTAAGGTGGCACGGCAGCATAATGTTTTCCCCTCGCCGGACGTACAGTTTAACCTCCTGCGGGTTTGCATCGCCTACAGAAAGTAGATTACCTGAAACAGACACAATGATAAAAATCAACGCCAAACTAATGCtctcagaaaaaaacaaagccaaatgaaaaatatatatttaatttggcCGAAATATTAGGCTGCTagatttaaaatgatatcaacaTAGATAGATATTTTGCTTATGTCAAAAGCAGCCATAAATCCTTCATCTAATGATACATCACATCAGAAAGTATAATAAAGTgagaacataaaacaatattcaaaatcCTAAAAATAGTAGTGGAAAGAAATTAGAATTAACATCAATAGCAAAGTTGTATTTAAGAACGTGTCCgataaacaaatgataatataagCTCAGGGTAGGAGGTAAGGAGACAACACACGTCGGACCGAACCGAATTAAAACTGAATTAaagaacaagtgagaaaggcgccaaataaagaagggcggacaattGAACCTACGGCAGTGAGAAAGAGTTCTCtcccttaataattattaaatttcttcaattttttttaaattattgtgctcaggaaaaacaaagcaaatgttaaatatatatttaattttgccgAAAAATTGGCTGCTagattgaaaatgatatttgcatAGATATTAAGCTTATGTCAAAAGCAGCCATAAATCCTCCCCAAAACGGCCAAAACCTGTATAAAAAATCCAGAATCTTAGTAAGACCGCCAAAGCGACAAACAGTGCCGCGTTAATCCTGCTAGATAACGAAAATCTAAGGTAGCGTAGGTAACAGTCGGATTTCCAGTTACCAAACAATTGAAGGTCCCGGCACCTCACATTTAAAATAGAAGGAAGCTCCTCCGCGTCGGAATGAGTGCATggtgttatttttaaaagagtaagaacagttttgtattttttcttaccAACAAGCAAAAATCCAGCCAAAAAAGACCTCTCCATCATTACCACCATATTTATTGTTTCTAAACTATCTTTTCCTTGTTTTGAATAAGTATGcatcttaaattgttttcgaTTACGGTCTAGTGGCTTCTTCCGGGATGCTTCATTGTTTGTTAAAGTCCCATCagtacaacatacatgtataaacaagcAATACAATTTACTTCCACTCTAAGTATGagtaattatatacatacaacataAAGTTATGTACTTAAATCGTGATAAACACTATGTTTACACGATAACAACTAGAAATGAATACTCATCTTggtataaaaaatgaataaaaagaagGCTATAAGAttactgaaaataatgaaaaataaagaaattgagGTAGAAGATTGTTTATGGTCGTGGTAAGACAGATGGGAGATGAACTgattaacacttatttgaagatttacttAAAATCGAAACATTAAggttaattttacttaaatattgatAGATGTGTTGATAAACAATCTTAGCAACATACTATTTGATAGTATTAAAGACAACTTATATAATTCAGACATGCTTTAAGATAATTGATTGCTGGTATTCGCATTTTCTAACAATTTCTGACTCAACATTATCCCAAAAAGGCAAAGACGATCATTCAAGGCAAGATGTTCATATTGCATAATTTCAACTCGAATTGGAGCGACTAAACATCTAAACTTACTTAACGATGACCTATGTTTTGCAACAATATCAGTTTGTATTAATTTTCAACATAAAGGCTGATTTGTACATGTAAGAGTTTCTTAACGTTTCAACTTCTACTTATACCTTCAGACCTATTTATTGAGTCGTGCTAATCACTAAAATACGTTGACTTTATGTTATCACATATCTGGCCAAAATATTtctcaatacaaaataaaaccaaGATTTATATTTTCTACTTGATTTGCTGTTTTCTCAGAATGCTATTCGTTTATGACAcgagataaatatttttaacacaacCATAAGACCAGGATACTACGATATATTTCCGGTGAAAGATAGTTGGGGACTtctatcagtgtgtgtataccacgtgataaattggatcataaatgctacgtcggaaggcaaacattttgcttcgaatgaagacttaaaacaaaaataacttcactatttcttcaccatttttaatgaaacgtagcgcagtctacgccgcttacggggCCCCGTCTTCGGTGTTTTTTTACcagggctctttaagcggcatagactgccctatgtttcatataaaatggtgtagtaaaaggtGTTGTGACATATTCGTCCCCCTTTTTGCACTACCTGTTAGTACTAACGAAATTCACACATTGCGTTTATCGCTCGTTTCTTAAGTTTAGCTAATAGCCgccatatattttgagtgaatATCAGTTCGCAAGTGTATCCTAAACTTAAAAGGTTAACCTATATCAAAATTAGAGGTGCACGTTCTAAAAACAGAGGTGCACctcaattttttaaatacaaaatagaaGTGTACCTCATGTTTTTGATTACCCCAAATAAAGAGATGCACCTGAATATAAAAACCGGCACctctaaaatattaaaatgtagaGGTATACCTCTATTTTGGGGATAGCAGGGCGGATCAAGGAATTTGCATTAGAGCGGGCGTTTCTAAGGGGCGTTGCCTTTTGATTCACCCCCTTTCTcggaaccgaaatttatttgttttaaagtcttAACAGGGGGGTTTAAGGGTATTGCCCGAAGAAAAGTAttctagtccaaaatggtgcatttttggcgtattttattactgtaTGTtacctatattgaaataaaagggAAATCTGGATGAGTTTAGGGAGTGGCGGAgtgcacccccccccccggatcCCCTAGTGGATAGGGTTAGTGGTACACTTCACTATATATACTTTTGAACAATTTCATAGAATAGATGAAATGCATCTGTTTTGTAAATCAACTAACAAGACtagttaatatttattaattaattgatacTAATTTAATACAGCTTTATGGTCCCTTTTTACAACCAATTAATGCCCAGCGGTATgtattaaacacaatataataGAATTTATAAATAGTAAAATCTAGGTAAATCATCGTACATTATATGGTTTTCAACGAgactaatttatttatttattatgcatattttatgattaCAAACGCAAGTTTGCCACGTCGGTATATGAGGGCAACTCAATTTCAATGTCGGGGAACGACCATgttcaaatcaaaacatattttatatccaACGCGAGTCtaatacaattcaaacaaacatgacaatttaatgatatttcaacgttgaaaacCCCCAGTATGGTTTGAttattaatcaaatttaaataccTTAAATTAGCAAGTAACTTTCGTGTTATAGGGGATAGGTCTCAATGTTGTACCATGAagggtcacgtgatcaaaatggaccagccaacattactattgtaaaataaagatatagaatgtgtttgataaaaaaaacacttataaacTAACAATTGCATAAAATGAtaagagaaaaagaaaacatcaagataccaaaaaacaaacaaaaaacgtttGTCTTTTACCGTTATAACGAACCTTTGGGCACATCAAATGGGTATTCAATAACTTTTCCTCAAACTCGTAGGTTACGTTTTTCTATATCTTGGTTCACGAACCTAAGGACCCGAAAAAcgcaaaacattttaatgttcataagTATATACATTACAATATGCGAAGGGGTTGGTGCGGCTGGGGTTCAGACTTTAATGTGTTGGACACATTAACACTCttacacagtggtaggtgctTTTATTGTCAGAACAGTGACCGGGCAGAGGTTTGGGTGGTTACATGTGGGTAGGGATGGACCTAATCATGGGACAAATCATGCTTTTGTACGCTACTGTTTCTGATTAAATCAGCCAAATCTAGTGGTATTTAAATaccattataaaaacaatacccCCTCTCAGGTTACACCTTCGAAAGATTTTTCCTATCAAGCtagattaattataacatttttaccaactACACGACAATGTTTCAAGCTGTTATTCTCATGTAAATAAGGCAATTTACAATTTTGCTATTTAAGTGTATTCGAGTACccttttatttataatcttgaaattacagtggtatgtcaacAAGCGGAACCGTGCGCATGTGGATTAcccgtacagccgggaaaactagTTATTGTAATCACATGTTCAGTtgtgttttgatatgt
The DNA window shown above is from Mya arenaria isolate MELC-2E11 chromosome 6, ASM2691426v1 and carries:
- the LOC128236938 gene encoding hemicentin-1-like; the encoded protein is MVVMMERSFLAGFLLVGNLLSVGDANPQEVKLYVRRGENIMLPCHLTSGLDPETVSVRWKSSKDSYLTSGKRVFKYDNQIEVVKTSTNHWNLLIKAATDKFAANYTCTADQNVLLSRVQLLVLFAPKIEYGGSSSPKVNVDEGGTVELTCEFTGEPVPNITWLRGDDKHPIGITGSKLFMRHVKRYATDVYTCRGKNSVSFYDYAINLAVKFSVEVDVMEKTIYVKRGAMFTISCITQGEPLYDMYWIDVHGVKVTSSMWKYNFTTEPAGANVPANFVTLETRTGTQNDFGKYTCEAKGEGRVAKATVEVIELN